A segment of the Bdellovibrio bacteriovorus genome:
GCCGAACTTTTCTTTAGCGGAGGCTTTGATACCCATCAAGACACCGTGTGCAGTGTATGGAGATGGATCGCCGGAACCACCGAAGTCCTTAGGGATACCAGTCACCCAAGGAGTCTCCATGTAGATGTGTTCCATGTCCTGAACAGACGTACCAACGTCTTCAGCAGTGATGTATTTACCATTCAGAGAGTTCACGAACTGACCGAAAGCACGGAACAGACCTTCAGACTTTTGTGTCTTGGGATCGCCGATGATAACTGCTTTACCGCCGCCCAGATTCAGGCCGGAAGCAGCTGCTTTATAAGTCATACCTTTGGACAAACGAAGAACGTCAACAAGAGCCTCGTCTTCATTCTTATAGTTCCACATACGGGTGCCGCCAAGTGCAGGCCCCAAAGAGGTGTTGTGAATAGCGATGATCGCTTTCAAACCAACATGAGGGTCGTTACAGAAAACAACCTGCTCATGATCACCATGCTTAGAGATAATCTCAAAAGTTCCCAATGTAGGCTCCTTCATTTTTGAATTGCCGAAAGATCATGGGTCCAATTGAGTAAAAAGACTAGCGTTAATGCGGGGTATTAGCTCAGGCCTCCAAATTTTCATTTAGAGGCCCTTTTTCTCAATTATATCTACATTTTTTCCGGTGCTGGCATACCAAGAACCGCCAGACCATTTTTCAGAGTCAAACCGACAGCTTCACTCAAAGCCAGACGGGCTTCACGTGTTGCCACGTCAGCCTCGGTACCGATCGGGCATTCGTGATAAAAGACGTTAAAGCTCTTCGCCAGATCATACAAATAAGTGCAAATCGCCGAAGGCTTGAAGTTTTCCGCCGCCGCCGCAACCGCCGTATTGAAACCGCCCAAAGACTGCATCAACTGTCTTTCTGAAGCATGATTCAAACGACTCCAGTCGATTTTTGCACCTGCAGTGCGTGGGAACTTGCGCCCCAGGCTGGAGATACGTGCGTAAGAATATTGCACAAACGGCCCGGACTCCCCATCCAGCTTCAACCATTCATTCATATCAAAGACGATCTTCTTGTTCGTATCCATGCGAAGCATGCCATAGAAAATAGCCCCTTTAGCCACCTGGCCGGCAATTTTCTCGATATCGGCTTCCGACCATTCGCCTTTATAGCGGCTCAGGTATGTGGTCTTCACGTGATCTTCCATGCGGTGAACCAGTTCACGCAGCGGCACGATATTGCCCTTACGGGAACTCATGGCACCATCCGGAAGCTCGACATAGTTGTACTGAAGGTGGAAGCAATTTTTCGCCTGCTCAAAGCCCAGGATTTCCAGCACGCGGAAGACCTGCTTAAAGTGCAAAGCCTGGCGCATGTCGACGACATAAACGCTCTTTTCAATCTTCACATCTTCAAACTTGTGCTTCGCCAGCAACAAATCTTTCGTCGCGTAAAGACCGGTGCCATCGGATTTCAAAAGCATACAGAAGCCCAATTTCTCAGACTCAAGATCCTTACCGATGGCGCCTTGAGACATCTCAAGCTTGCCCTCAGCATAAAGTTGCTTCACCCATGCCGCAGACGGAGAATCCATTTCAGATTCAAAGTACCACTCATCAAAAGTCACATCAGCCCAGGCATAGACCTTTTTCATCAGATCGATCGACCATTCACGGGTCTCAAGCCACAGATCATAGTAGGGACCGGTCTTGCCTTCCAGTTGATGCAAAATCGCCGTCAGTTCCTGGCGGTTGATGTCTTCCTGAGGGGTGCCGTTTTGATCTTCCAGCAGCAGGTTGGCCTTGGAATACATGCGCCCCAGCCATTCACCTTTTTCAGTTTCAGGCACTGGCTCTTGATTGTGTTTTTTCATGTACCACAGACACTTCGCCACGTGCGTGCCCATGTCACCCGGGAACGTCGAAGAAACAATCTCGCGGCCGCTGTAACGAAGCATGCGAACAATCGCGTC
Coding sequences within it:
- the argS gene encoding arginine--tRNA ligase, with translation MIKHDSIRLLATNLLKDAIGRAYPDFSASEDDIYKALVNPPKSDLGDLAFGCFILAKALKAAPPQVATAVAAQMKGATAVAAGPYINIRFDEQTHGEQVLATILDGSYFKKPLMEKSPKTMIEYSQPNTHKELHVGHMRNLCLGDAIVRMLRYSGREIVSSTFPGDMGTHVAKCLWYMKKHNQEPVPETEKGEWLGRMYSKANLLLEDQNGTPQEDINRQELTAILHQLEGKTGPYYDLWLETREWSIDLMKKVYAWADVTFDEWYFESEMDSPSAAWVKQLYAEGKLEMSQGAIGKDLESEKLGFCMLLKSDGTGLYATKDLLLAKHKFEDVKIEKSVYVVDMRQALHFKQVFRVLEILGFEQAKNCFHLQYNYVELPDGAMSSRKGNIVPLRELVHRMEDHVKTTYLSRYKGEWSEADIEKIAGQVAKGAIFYGMLRMDTNKKIVFDMNEWLKLDGESGPFVQYSYARISSLGRKFPRTAGAKIDWSRLNHASERQLMQSLGGFNTAVAAAAENFKPSAICTYLYDLAKSFNVFYHECPIGTEADVATREARLALSEAVGLTLKNGLAVLGMPAPEKM